A region from the Spirochaeta thermophila DSM 6192 genome encodes:
- a CDS encoding chemotaxis protein CheX, with protein MKISEVHLDYLKELMNMGVGRAARVLGSLLNAPIELKVPEIYIYTKAEILKEFSAFPGDRISSVLLPFDGVFTGLAFLLFPPQSAQHLISLLVQEMDEDEDLDEIRAGTLSEIGNIVLNSIMGTFSNFFSSHIHYTVPSYTESRPEELFQHYTKAHKEYSFLLARTRFTVSSLNIEGDIVILMEVTPFQHLLKEIDAHYESIVRKK; from the coding sequence ATGAAGATATCCGAGGTCCATCTGGACTACCTCAAGGAACTCATGAACATGGGGGTGGGAAGGGCTGCCCGCGTGCTCGGCAGTCTCCTCAACGCCCCCATCGAGCTCAAGGTTCCGGAGATCTACATATACACCAAGGCGGAGATCCTCAAGGAGTTCTCGGCCTTTCCCGGGGATCGTATCTCCTCGGTGCTCCTCCCCTTCGACGGGGTCTTCACCGGCCTCGCCTTCCTCCTCTTCCCTCCCCAGAGTGCACAGCACCTCATCAGTCTCCTCGTCCAGGAGATGGACGAGGATGAAGACCTGGACGAGATCAGGGCAGGCACGCTCTCGGAGATCGGCAACATCGTCCTCAACTCCATCATGGGTACCTTCTCCAACTTCTTCTCCTCGCACATTCATTACACCGTGCCGAGCTACACCGAATCACGGCCCGAAGAGCTCTTCCAACACTACACCAAGGCCCACAAGGAGTATTCGTTCCTCCTCGCGAGGACCAGGTTTACGGTGAGCTCGCTCAACATAGAAGGCGACATCGTCATCCTCATGGAGGTGACCCCGTTCCAGCATCTCCTCAAGGAGATAGACGCACACTACGAGAGCATCGTGCGGAAAAAATGA
- a CDS encoding sensor domain-containing diguanylate cyclase has protein sequence MSREETRDTTILHLPAELFNAVSVGLLILTEEWKVRAWNHRMQEFTGIEEERVVGRDLREFLPEFKKEKYQVLLSIVFTDGAPVILSPQLHRKLYVPAPIYPEAPLQERFFFTTIAPASLEGLPCAVFTVQDVTDLVKRIQLYKEMKDRALVEIERRKRVEEQLLAINKKLERSARTDPLTGLGNRREMEERLDAEIGRALRTGSPFSIIMADIDNFKTFNDTYGHDCGDYILVKLAQLFKQSLRRQDSISRWGGEEFLILLPDTRKEGALVVAEKLRNRVGETPFLFAGKEHNVTLTFGVSTFDETSHTVYEYIKRADQALLVGKASGKNCVRFL, from the coding sequence ATGAGCAGAGAAGAGACAAGGGACACCACGATCCTCCACCTCCCGGCTGAACTCTTCAACGCGGTTTCGGTGGGGCTCCTGATCCTCACCGAGGAATGGAAGGTGCGCGCCTGGAACCACAGGATGCAGGAGTTCACCGGTATAGAAGAGGAACGCGTGGTGGGGAGAGACCTTCGGGAGTTCCTGCCCGAGTTCAAGAAAGAAAAGTACCAGGTGCTCCTCAGCATCGTCTTTACGGACGGCGCACCGGTGATCCTCTCCCCCCAACTCCACAGGAAGCTCTACGTACCCGCCCCCATCTACCCCGAGGCCCCACTCCAGGAACGGTTCTTCTTCACCACCATCGCCCCCGCATCCCTGGAGGGACTTCCCTGTGCCGTGTTCACCGTACAGGACGTCACCGATCTGGTGAAGCGTATACAACTCTACAAGGAGATGAAGGACCGCGCCCTGGTGGAGATAGAGCGACGCAAACGGGTGGAGGAGCAGCTCCTCGCCATCAACAAGAAGCTCGAACGGTCGGCCCGCACCGATCCACTCACCGGGCTGGGAAACCGCAGGGAGATGGAGGAGCGACTGGATGCCGAGATCGGGAGGGCCCTGCGTACGGGCTCGCCGTTCTCCATCATCATGGCCGACATCGACAACTTCAAGACATTCAACGACACCTACGGCCATGACTGCGGGGACTACATCCTGGTGAAGCTCGCACAGCTGTTCAAGCAGAGCCTCAGACGACAGGACTCGATCTCCCGATGGGGGGGAGAGGAGTTCCTCATCCTCCTGCCGGACACGAGGAAGGAAGGCGCCCTCGTGGTGGCCGAGAAGCTGAGGAACCGTGTGGGAGAGACCCCCTTCCTCTTCGCGGGGAAGGAACACAACGTGACCCTCACCTTCGGGGTCTCCACCTTCGACGAGACCTCGCACACGGTCTATGAGTACATAAAGCGGGCCGATCAGGCCCTCCTGGTGGGAAAGGCCTCTGGAAAAAACTGCGTCCGTTTCCTATGA
- the aroA gene encoding 3-phosphoshikimate 1-carboxyvinyltransferase, protein MEVSVQPGRLSGHIPVPPSKSHTIRALLVAAAAGGTSRIRSPLFSRDTRACMRAVSLLGAVVREEGADLLVEGTGGRFSVPEDVIDVENSGTTLYLAGAMAALIEGGRAVFTGDAQLRRRTAGPLLASLQDLGARAESTRGNGCAPLVIGGPLRGGSTSIACPTSQYLSALLLACPLGKGESLVEVVELNEHPYIDMTLWWLKAQGVALEREGYDRFRIPGGQSYRAFDLTIPGDYSSATFFLCAAAVTGSTLTLTNLYPDDPQGDREVLEILERMGCRVEVSPEERAVRITGGSLSATEVDMTRIPDALPALAVTACYAEGTTRLYNAAHTRLKETDRIAVMAQELSRLGARVEELPDGLLIHGPCPLTGGIASSHDDHRVAMALAVGALAARAPVTIEGAEAAEVTFPEFFSLLEAHRTG, encoded by the coding sequence ATGGAGGTCAGCGTCCAGCCGGGACGGCTCTCCGGACACATCCCCGTGCCGCCGTCCAAATCGCACACCATCCGGGCCCTGCTCGTAGCCGCAGCCGCAGGGGGTACGAGCCGCATCCGGAGCCCGCTCTTCTCGCGCGACACGAGGGCCTGCATGAGAGCGGTCTCGCTCCTGGGCGCCGTGGTGAGGGAGGAGGGGGCGGACCTCCTCGTGGAGGGGACCGGGGGACGGTTCTCGGTGCCCGAGGATGTGATAGACGTGGAGAACTCAGGCACCACGCTCTACTTGGCGGGGGCCATGGCCGCCCTCATAGAGGGGGGCCGGGCGGTCTTCACCGGGGATGCACAGCTGCGGAGGAGGACGGCGGGTCCGCTCCTCGCGAGTCTCCAAGACCTGGGTGCGAGGGCGGAGAGCACGCGTGGGAATGGGTGCGCCCCCCTGGTGATAGGAGGGCCTCTACGGGGCGGCAGCACCTCCATCGCGTGTCCCACGAGCCAGTACCTCTCGGCACTGCTCCTCGCCTGCCCGTTGGGGAAGGGGGAGTCGCTGGTGGAGGTGGTGGAGCTCAACGAACATCCCTACATCGACATGACGCTCTGGTGGTTGAAGGCCCAGGGAGTGGCACTGGAACGGGAGGGCTATGACCGATTCAGGATCCCCGGGGGACAGTCCTACCGGGCCTTCGACCTCACCATACCCGGCGACTACTCCTCGGCCACGTTCTTCCTGTGCGCCGCGGCCGTCACCGGCTCCACCCTCACCCTCACCAATCTGTATCCGGACGATCCCCAGGGTGACAGAGAGGTGCTCGAGATCCTCGAGCGTATGGGCTGCAGGGTGGAGGTGTCCCCGGAGGAGCGCGCGGTGCGCATCACGGGTGGATCGCTCTCCGCCACCGAGGTGGACATGACGCGCATCCCCGACGCCCTCCCCGCACTCGCCGTGACCGCCTGCTATGCGGAAGGCACCACACGGCTCTACAACGCGGCCCACACGCGGCTCAAGGAGACCGACAGGATTGCGGTGATGGCGCAGGAGCTTTCGCGCCTCGGAGCGCGCGTGGAAGAGCTCCCCGACGGGCTCCTCATCCACGGTCCCTGCCCGCTCACCGGCGGAATCGCCTCGAGCCACGACGACCACCGGGTGGCCATGGCCTTGGCCGTGGGCGCTCTTGCGGCACGGGCTCCGGTCACCATAGAGGGGGCGGAGGCGGCGGAGGTGACCTTTCCGGAGTTCTTCTCCCTCCTCGAAGCGCACCGCACGGGGTGA
- a CDS encoding secondary thiamine-phosphate synthase enzyme YjbQ — MKSYRKELWFNTPSRVAFINITPQIEEAVRESGVKEGLCLVNAMHITASVFINDDEPGLHQDYRDWLEELAPHEPTSRYRHNRTGEDNGDAHLKRQIMGREVVVAITDGRLDFGPWEQIFYGEFDGRRPKRVLVKIIGE; from the coding sequence ATGAAGAGCTACCGCAAGGAACTCTGGTTCAACACCCCCAGCAGGGTCGCCTTCATCAACATCACCCCCCAGATCGAAGAAGCCGTACGGGAGAGCGGGGTGAAGGAAGGCCTCTGCCTGGTGAACGCCATGCACATCACCGCGAGCGTCTTCATCAACGACGACGAACCGGGCCTCCACCAGGACTACAGGGACTGGCTCGAAGAGCTCGCACCCCACGAACCCACAAGCCGGTACCGGCACAACCGCACTGGCGAAGATAACGGCGACGCCCACCTCAAACGCCAGATCATGGGGAGGGAGGTGGTGGTCGCCATCACCGACGGACGACTCGACTTCGGCCCGTGGGAGCAGATCTTCTACGGCGAGTTCGACGGCAGGCGGCCGAAACGCGTCCTCGTGAAGATCATCGGGGAATGA
- a CDS encoding PTS sugar transporter subunit IIA, giving the protein MTFSTYLSHDRVVFLSARSKDEALKALVSRLAGAVSPFEPDDLLERLHEREGLMSTGIGLGIGVPHLRYKGVKEPCIVIGLQPQGIEDYESMDGEPVKILVLILVGEGQHREYLRILSGVVKALKREEVRKALLSARSPEEVVDILKREDV; this is encoded by the coding sequence ATGACGTTTAGCACGTATCTCTCACACGACAGGGTGGTCTTCCTGTCTGCGCGATCCAAGGACGAGGCCCTCAAAGCCCTCGTCTCCCGGCTCGCGGGTGCGGTCTCACCCTTCGAACCCGACGACCTCCTCGAGAGACTCCACGAACGTGAGGGCCTCATGAGTACGGGGATCGGCCTCGGTATAGGGGTCCCCCACCTCCGTTACAAGGGAGTGAAGGAACCCTGTATCGTCATAGGCCTGCAACCGCAGGGAATAGAGGACTACGAGAGCATGGACGGTGAGCCGGTGAAGATCCTGGTGCTCATCCTCGTAGGAGAGGGCCAGCACCGCGAGTATCTCCGCATCCTCTCGGGAGTGGTGAAGGCCCTCAAGAGAGAAGAGGTGCGGAAGGCCCTCCTTTCGGCCCGCTCCCCCGAGGAAGTGGTGGATATCCTGAAGCGGGAGGACGTCTGA
- a CDS encoding PTS sugar transporter subunit IIA, with translation MLDEYPPILTTEEVARILRLSERTVLKFAREGTIPAMKVGGQFRFSRDKLAEWIERQMAGGEFALWERLPQWHGGVAELLSPECVLTGFSATREEEAFQKMVDAAFRAGRVKDPEELVRLVLIRERQCSTVMRPGVAFPHPRAVGPEVVPEYALVLAISPEGVPFSDAPGDGDVHFIVLFAIPSLQLHLKILAALGELFSHEEVQERLLSARSPQEVISYITSYEKEREKDDV, from the coding sequence ATGCTTGACGAATATCCTCCCATCCTCACCACCGAAGAAGTGGCGCGGATCCTCAGGCTCAGCGAACGCACGGTGCTCAAGTTCGCCCGTGAGGGGACCATCCCCGCCATGAAGGTGGGGGGACAGTTTCGTTTCAGCAGGGACAAGCTCGCCGAGTGGATCGAGAGACAGATGGCGGGCGGGGAGTTCGCCCTGTGGGAACGTCTTCCCCAGTGGCACGGAGGGGTGGCGGAACTCCTCTCGCCCGAGTGCGTGCTGACGGGATTCTCGGCGACAAGAGAAGAGGAAGCCTTCCAGAAGATGGTGGACGCGGCCTTCAGGGCCGGGAGGGTGAAGGATCCGGAGGAGCTCGTGCGCCTCGTGCTCATACGGGAGCGCCAGTGCTCCACGGTGATGCGGCCGGGGGTCGCCTTCCCGCACCCCCGTGCCGTGGGCCCCGAGGTGGTGCCGGAGTACGCGCTCGTGCTCGCCATAAGCCCCGAGGGTGTGCCTTTCAGCGATGCACCGGGGGACGGCGACGTACACTTCATCGTACTCTTCGCCATCCCCAGTCTGCAGCTTCACCTGAAGATCCTCGCGGCCCTGGGGGAACTCTTCTCCCATGAAGAAGTGCAGGAGAGGCTCCTCTCTGCACGCAGCCCCCAGGAGGTGATCTCCTATATCACCTCGTACGAGAAGGAGAGGGAGAAAGATGACGTTTAG
- a CDS encoding histidine triad nucleotide-binding protein has product MGDTIFDKIVRKEIPSDVVFEDEVALAFRDINPQAPVHVLVLPKRRAATLTEFTEQDPSYLGEFLKRVSMVAKQLGLEENGFRVVINQGRHGQQSVAYLHVHILGGRQMEWPPG; this is encoded by the coding sequence ATGGGAGACACAATATTCGACAAGATCGTGAGGAAGGAGATCCCCTCGGATGTCGTCTTCGAGGACGAGGTGGCCCTCGCATTCCGGGACATCAACCCTCAGGCCCCGGTCCATGTCCTGGTTCTCCCCAAGCGGAGAGCGGCCACGCTCACGGAGTTCACCGAGCAGGACCCCTCCTACCTCGGGGAGTTCCTCAAACGGGTGAGCATGGTGGCGAAGCAGCTCGGGCTCGAGGAGAACGGCTTCAGGGTGGTGATCAACCAGGGACGGCACGGGCAGCAGAGTGTGGCCTACCTGCACGTGCACATCCTGGGCGGCAGGCAGATGGAGTGGCCCCCCGGCTGA
- a CDS encoding response regulator: MAKTVLVVDDALLARKIARKILEKEGYQVEEAEGGQEAISMLEAQRPDVLLLDLLMPGMDGIQVLEELAKRRVSVPTIVVSADTQESTKQRCIQLGAKVFLNKPLTEEELKKALQEVSQ; this comes from the coding sequence ATGGCGAAGACGGTACTGGTCGTCGACGATGCGCTTCTCGCCCGGAAGATCGCACGAAAGATCCTCGAAAAAGAGGGCTATCAGGTGGAGGAAGCGGAGGGCGGACAGGAAGCCATCTCCATGCTGGAGGCCCAGCGCCCCGATGTGCTCCTCCTCGATCTCCTCATGCCGGGGATGGACGGCATCCAGGTCCTGGAAGAACTCGCAAAGAGGCGCGTCTCCGTGCCCACCATCGTGGTGTCCGCGGATACCCAGGAGAGCACGAAGCAGCGGTGCATCCAGCTGGGAGCCAAGGTGTTTCTCAACAAGCCGCTCACCGAGGAGGAGTTGAAAAAGGCCTTACAAGAGGTGTCCCAATGA